CAATCTCAGCGCTCTCATCACCTGGGGGTAACAAGCAACAGATGGGTAGAAGCTAGAATTATTGGGGACCTTTTGAAGAGGGACTGATGTAGGTATAAATACATGTGTGtatgagacagaaagagagggagaaagaacgagaagaaagagagagatccgAGGACTGTGAATAAAGACATGTGTGTGGTGCAGAATGAAAGGCACACAAGGGTTAGCTGGATGACATCAACTTCATTTTGATTCTCTGTTTGCCAATGCAAATGTATCAAGTGATCACGTTTTTCTGCCATCTAATACAATAATGAACATAGTCAAATATTGATTGAACAAGACCACTTtttatagcctaggcctataatGGCATAATCAAAGACTACATAATAGCCTTCATCACGAGCAGAAATAAGAAATAGCCTAGGCATGGAAacaaaaaaaatgaatggaaacaTAATATCAGAAATTCCCTAGTGGATTCTCAAACGCGCATTAGTGTGCATGTCCATTCCTCTCCACGACCGGGCGCGGAACCCTTCTCTTCTTGTCAATTATAAGCGAGAATGTAGTCGAATAAACATTTACTCTGTCCGAGAGCTATATGGAATAGGAATAGTCTATATGAAATCTGCATTTTCGGTCACATTCCTCTTTCTCTTATAGTATTACCATGGACCATAATGGAATTATAACGTTATAACGTTGGAGACAACATCGGTTGCGTTTAAAGTCAATGGTTTCAATTAATTCATGGAAATGTTTGAATCCAGTTCACACGTGAGAGAATATCAACATTGATTTAATGTGATTATGATAAGAATAACACTTACTGCAATGCTGGCAACTGTAGACTCTGGTCGTTCGATCATTGTAGTACTACTGTGACACCACCCACCCAGGAGCCGAATAGATCAGGCATGAAAAAAAAGATGATGAAAAAACAACGAAACAAAAGCGTAAGAGACGCTGCATTCAAAAAGACACGTCCTATTCACGCAATGTAACGTTTTTATGTAGCATACCAGTAGCAACAGAACACGAGTGCCTCTAAACGGGCCCAAATGAATGAAATTGGGTAGGTGGTATCAACATACGACTAGTAAAGCATTATGAACGCAGAAGGGATTTTTTTCCCAGCCTACAAATCTCAAAAGGCGATTGTGTCCTCCTTCGGAACTGCATGCCTATTGGCTAAAGACATCTAAAATTGTGATGTCAGACAAGATCCGACGGCCTACCGAATTCTATTGGTTCTAAAGACGAACTGCTTGCATTGTTGCGAGCCGAGCCTTTTATCTCGAATCTTTTACGAATGTCTTGGACGGACAGATCCAAAATGCGCAGTTGGATTTCTATTGATCACAGGTCAAGTATCGCATACATGTGTGCTTCTTCTTAAGATTCTCAACAGGATGATCAAGAAACAGAAACAGACATTAATTCATCCCACATAGTCATTTGACAACACCCCTATACGGTCTAGTTGCGCTCTCTTGTGGCTGTGCAGTTGAAGTAGATTTATTATTATTAGGCCTGTTAGCTATGTTCTATTAGAATGCACATTTGGTGATTGTAAAATTGTTATTTTGGCCTACGCACATTTGTGCATTTTCGgaacgtgacacacacacacacacacacacacacacgagttaGAAATCCACCACTAGAGGTCAGTTGCAGATAGCAGATCAGCACCAGAATTAGCTGGCCACTTTGTGGTTCtttatagctcagttggtagagcatggcaattgtaatgccagggtagtgggtttgattcctgggaccacccatatgtaaaatgtatgcatgcatgactgtaagttgctttggataaaagtgtctgcgaAATGGCATATAATATGTTCTTCATGCTGAGAGGGTTAGACACAGACACAATTAAGTAGCCTACAACTGAATGTGGTTTAGATATATTTTACAGTCCTGTTTCATCAGGCAAGCATTAAAACAGAGAGAGGCATTGAAACCAACAAATGGTTTATCCGCATGCACTTTAATTCATTGAAGGCAATAAAACAGAATGGGCCTATATCCAATTCAGTAATCAAGCATACTGAAATGTTACATAACCTAGGACATTCTATGGAACTACATTCTAATTTAATCATTCATCACTATGCACAACTCATTCTGCACAATAATGTGTTTTACGGAttcaaaaaataaatattgaCAATCGATCACAGGCATCAAATGGTAAAGAGAGAGGTATACACAACAACGCAGATGGCTCACAGTGTTACAGTTATATGGAGATCATTTAGCTTATCTATTTGCCCAGACAGACCCAGGTGGTGTTTTGGCTTAGGACCTTGACTGCTCTCTCTAAGGCAGAGTTCTGGCCATGTCCTTGTTGTGTAACCGAGGAACAAAATAGGTTTTGAAGGATTTGCTTTGATGTTGAGACAGATGAGGGTCACGTCACCATGGTTACATGAGTGGCGTCTGCTTCCCAGTGTTCTTGCTGTCCAGAATGTTGATGTAGTCCTTCACCCATCTGTCTGAGGGCCTGGCACACACCAGTCTCCCCTTCTGAGTCTTAAACCTGAGCATAGAAATACACTGTTATCAGCACAGCATAACAGTATGAACCCCATAGGGAAATGCACATACAAGATACCATGGCTTACTCATGACATGCTTTTTAAGATCATGATGTGACTTTGAGAGGAAAATGCCCGACGTGAAAGTGAAGTAGTGAAAGTCGATCACATGAAGGAGGAACATAGCACATTCTGCATTATACAACAGAGGTAAACTCACAAAAAAGTCTAAGCATTGAATTTTGACCCCTGGATGAGAAGAGGTTGTTGTGTCTCTCCTTGTGGATTGATCTCTAACACAGATTGCTTTGAGGATTTGGCCACTAATGGGTAACCCTAACCACCTGTAACTATCCCAGTCACAGCATCATTTAATCAGAGGCTCTATGTCTGTCTGACACCTCTATTTCACACTGTACTTTTACAACATATCACTTTTTCTTTGACATTTCATTAATTTCAATTCCTACATAATGTACGGCATCTTTAGTATTTGAATCAAATTGTAACAAGCCTAACTCTCATCGTCACACACATATCCACTTACACACACATCAATAGCATAAGTACAATAGGGTTTACTCACAGAACTGCTGGGTTAGAGCACTGCTGGCTGGTCTTGGTGTAACCCACCACTCTTCCTTTGGGTATCTGACGCTCAGCAAAGGTAAAGCAACACTTCTCCGGCCCACTTGCCATACGAAGacctacacaacacacacttaTGGGTCAGtttgggtcacacacacacacgcactcacacacgcaagcacgcacacacacacagtctcgtataactaaccttgtggggacacacaattcagtgacccactcaaaatcctattttccctaacccctaaccctaaccctatcccttacCTTAACCCGTATCctgaaaacctaaccttaaccctaaccaaaaCTTAACCctagttcctaaccctaaccctaaaactaaccctagctcctaaccctaaccctaaacctaattctaaccctaactctaattcTAACCGTAAcctcctagaaatagcatttgaccttgtgaggactaacaaaatgtttccagttggtcaaatttgtgtgcctttactattcttgtggggacttctggtccccacaaatATAGTTAAACACTTCCACACTCAAACATACCAACATTCCAGTTGTCTCTTACCTTCGCTAAATGTGATGGCACTCAGTACAAGAACAAGCACAGACAGCATAGCAAGACGAGGGGTGAACATGCTGGCTCAGGTGGGGTAGAGATTAGATGAGGAGAGGTCTGGTGTGAATACTGGTCTCAAGCTTTCTTGTCTGCTGTGTGGTGGAGTGAACAGAGGACCAGTCTTTATAGTCTGGTGAGAGTGTTAGGGGGAGATCCAGAAAAGGGATAGACTCTCGGTCACCTTGTTTACATCTGATTGACATTTAGTGAGTGTACACGTGGGTGGGTTTCATTCCATGCATCAATGTGTTGCCTTCGCCCCGTTATGACATGCCTGTATTTCATTTCCCTTTTTCGCCATTGGTTTTTACACCAGAAGTATATCATTTGTGGGACTTTTATGTTCAATAGCCTGTTGATCTGTTGATCAACAAAACTATTCGTAGAGTTAGTGAAACTTAGAGAAAGAGAGTTTGTGTATTCATACTTAGTAACCTGGCACAGAATATGTATTAATTTATTTCAGCATTACAGTACATGAGATCTGAAAAAAAGGAAGGTTCTTAAATGGTTCTTCCTCAGTTCTTAAggttccttggagaactcttgccTGATAAAGAACCTTTGAGTTAAGTGTGGGGTTCTTGACATAGCATCTACGGTTCTTCAGAATTCTaaaaggttcttgaaatgtatgGCAGCCTGCAGATGTATCCCTTTCAtagcacacagcaaattggccagtgttaacctctaaaagtctaaacctttgggggagggggaggggttctactaagctaacatatggaattattttaagatggtcatatcatggatcatttagctatttgatttgtaATTTTAGGACCTCTGTAGGAATAATACAAAAAAAACGATGTTTcgatagagtggtcatattactttgtaggccaaaccattcgaacgctacagacgtttttgtgagaagaccgattttcgggatgtcacatggtctgacaaacaccgctgtagctcggccaggttccactgcagatgcggaaggccaacataggcgtatgcggtggattgagacgcagcccatgcaacaaaacagatatctctagtttaaact
The sequence above is a segment of the Coregonus clupeaformis isolate EN_2021a chromosome 19, ASM2061545v1, whole genome shotgun sequence genome. Coding sequences within it:
- the LOC121531318 gene encoding C-C motif chemokine 4, encoding MFTPRLAMLSVLVLVLSAITFSEGLRMASGPEKCCFTFAERQIPKGRVVGYTKTSQQCSNPAVLFKTQKGRLVCARPSDRWVKDYINILDSKNTGKQTPLM